Within Pseudomonadales bacterium, the genomic segment ATCGTACCAGCTATTTACCCAAACTACTTTAACGGTAGCTTCAGGCTTAACGCTGCGCAAACCTTGCGTAAAAGCATTGATGCCGCGAATAACCTCTGGAATTGGGAAGGCAGCAACGTAGCCAATCACATTCGATTCAGTCATGTGGCCTGCCACAACACCGGTTAGGTAACGTGCTTCATAAATACGGTTAAAATACGTGCCGACGTTTTCTGCACGCTTATAACCAGTGGCGTGTTCAAATTTCACCTCAGGAAATTTCTTAGCCACTTTAATAGTTGGGTTCATATAGCCAAACGAAGTGGTAAAAATAAGGTCGTGACCAGACTTTGCCATTTGCATAATAGCGCGTTCTGCATCAGCACCTTCTTTAACCGACTCAACAAAGCTAGTTTCAACTTTGTCGCCAAAGGTTTCTTCAACGAATTTACGGCCTTCGTCATGGGTGTATGTCCAGCCCGCTTCGCCAGTTGGGCTTACGTAAACAAAACCAACTTTAGTTGCTTCTGCGTGAGCCATTGAAGCTAAAGCAGTACTTCCAGCAAGTGCCGCTATGCTTAGGGTCTTCAAGAGTTTTTTCATCATTTTCTCCAATAGTTAAGGTTAAAATATTAGTCGATCACGGTGTTGATAGTC encodes:
- a CDS encoding BMP family ABC transporter substrate-binding protein; its protein translation is MKKLLKTLSIAALAGSTALASMAHAEATKVGFVYVSPTGEAGWTYTHDEGRKFVEETFGDKVETSFVESVKEGADAERAIMQMAKSGHDLIFTTSFGYMNPTIKVAKKFPEVKFEHATGYKRAENVGTYFNRIYEARYLTGVVAGHMTESNVIGYVAAFPIPEVIRGINAFTQGLRSVKPEATVKVVWVNSWYDPGKEREAGDSLIQQGADVLTQHTDSPGVVQAAEAAGKYAIGYHSDMSAYGEKAHLTAAVHNWNEFYAKRVQQVIDGTWASEDVWQGISAGMTTLAPMSDAVPADVQKKVLALKDDIAAGKVHPFAGPVKDQSGTVVVKAGETMEVGAMLGMNFYVEGVEGKLPK